A window of the Electrophorus electricus isolate fEleEle1 chromosome 11, fEleEle1.pri, whole genome shotgun sequence genome harbors these coding sequences:
- the rhd gene encoding rh blood group, D antigen — MAPHYAPSLWARLPAMALMLEIIFIVLFAFFVETEEFKKTKNQEFLYLYANFQDVHVIVFLGFGFMSMFLVRYGFSGTGFGLLVAAMVVQWATFINAFLSSFHSSHFKWPVQINLNSLVNAELCAASALVAMGAVHGKTNPAQLLLLGLLEVTGLVVNQGLIKKLFKNDTFNTTMQLHVFGALFGVMTSWVLYRSEAEPRHEKEKFDSKTGLFSTLGMLLLWMFWPSINFVEAQEIRIMYSTYLSLAVSAVTAMALSVLLSPKGKINLVHVQGAALAGGVAIGAIRTVLDPWVAMVIGMCATLLSTLGFRYMKDHMLFAFECHDTCGVLSVHAIPGILGWFADLFLQLVNTDDATIAIRFAVHYICILLISVSMSLVTGTITGFLLKLKFWKPQQDRKCFDDQAFWEFPHLAVHN, encoded by the exons ATGGCCCCTCACTACGCTCCCAGTCTCTGGGCCCGGCTGCCAGCCATGGCTCTGATGCTAGAGATCATCTTCAttgtgctttttgctttttttgtggAAACAGAGGAATTTAAAAAGACGAAAAATCAAGAGTTTCTTTACTTATATGCAA ACTTTCAAGATGTTCATGTGATAGTGTTCCTGGGCTTTGGCTTCATGTCCATGTTCCTGGTGCGGTATGGCTTCAGCGGGACAGGCTTTGGGTTGCTGGTGGCCGCAATGGTAGTCCAGTGGGCCACCTTCATCAATGCCTTCCTGTCATCTTTCCACTCCAGCCATTTCAAATGGCCAGTCCAAATCAACCTGAATAG CTTGGTTAATGCAGAGCTGTGTGCAGCCTCGGCTCTTGTTGCCATGGGTGCAGTCCACGGTAAGACCAACCCTGCACAGCTGCTCCTGCTGGGGCTCCTTGAGGTCACAGGGCTTGTGGTGAACCAGGGGCTCATAAAAAAACTTTTCAAG AATGACACATTCAACACCACAATGCAGCTGCATGTGTTTGGTGCTCTTTTTGGAGTGATGACGTCCTGGGTGCTTTATCGCAGTGAGGCTGAGCCAAGGCACGAGAAGGAAAAGTTTGACAGCAAAACTGGCTTGTTTTCTACACTAG GGATGCTGTTACTGTGGATGTTCTGGCCTAGTATTAACTTTGTGGAAGCTCAGGAAATCAGGATCATGTATAGCACATATCTGTCCCTGGCAGTAAGTGCAGTAACAGCCATGGCgctctctgtgctgctgagtCCCAAAGGGAAAATCAACCTG GTGCATGTGCAGGGTGCCGCCCTGGCAGGTGGGGTTGCTATTGGAGCAATCAGAACAGTCCTTGATCCATGGGTCGCCATGGTGATTGGCATGTGTGCTACTCTTTTGTCCACTCTGGGATTTCGATATATGAAG GATCACATGCTGTTTGCTTTTGAGTGTCATGATACCTGTGGTGTCCTGAGTGTACATGCTATACCAGGAATTCTGGGATGGTTTGCTGATCTTTTCCTACAGCTGGTCAACACTGATGATGCCACAAT AGCCATCAGGTTTGCAGTGCATTACATCTGTATTTTACTCATCTCCGTCAGTATGAGCCTGGTTACAGGCACCATCACAG gaTTCCTCCTGAAATTGAAATTTTGGAAACCTCAGCAAGACAGGAAGTGTTTTGATGATCAGGCATTCTGGGAG TTCCCACACTTAGCAGTGCACAATTAA